A DNA window from Impatiens glandulifera chromosome 7, dImpGla2.1, whole genome shotgun sequence contains the following coding sequences:
- the LOC124910736 gene encoding uncharacterized protein LOC124910736, which yields MAPNEPLINDFNGRVSWKSTGSSLAKIKERFTHHDLLDKALQTQFQYIFQAPTLYFLGTILHQMLIRKISSNSKEIRFLVNGKEVCWGMKDYALVTGLNFGRFPLVEEVEECPPLVLKYFKGKKDVRLKELEDIFVGCSDKEDSWKMGLIFFIYQYLFASDNRRKISLRIFHMVEDMEMFLQFPWGKVSFRATLQGIDKDMKHLRELYLAKKRSWEKKGICDVAYTLHGFALAFQVWTYELINTFVPKFAERTLEDDQDDPTSPRIVLYKSLRSYTGPEVSTAIQKCNVRRKIHESAEEKRMYSGDDFEDMTNNIYDEFFEFDERKRKIEVCEEEEKHERTPKLSPAKKMKLAKTTPKFLEVNDETSEDSSHHIPSATTPPTYEHNSTSSAPNLVSPQAHTDADAKLDELTKNVNEIKKDVNEIKTEIKLINENQQLIITLLRKIKEQKNGGGEEKEVTGTVALDIERKRRTKRKNNDVALAEIR from the coding sequence atggcaccaaACGAACCccttattaatgattttaatggccgtgtttcatggaaatccacCGGCTCCAGCTTGGCGAAGATAAAGGAGAGGTTTACTCACCATGATCTTTTGGATAAGGCTTTGCAGACCCAATTCCAGTATATATTCCAAGCCCCGACATTATATTTTTTGGGAACCATACTCCATCAGATGCTTATTAGAAAAATTAGCTCAAATTCGAAGGAGATAAGGTTCTTGGTCAATGGTAAGGAGGTCTGTTGGGGCATGAAGGATTATGCATTGGTGACAGGCCTCAACTTTGGCAGATTTCCTTTGGTGGAGGaggttgaagaatgtccaccccttgtactcaaatattttaagggtAAAAAGGATGTTAGACTGAAAGAGCTTGAAGACATTTTCGTCGGATGCTCTGATAAGGAGGAttcatggaagatggggctcatatttttcatttatcagTATTTGTTCGCATCTGATAATAGGAGGAAGATAAGTTTGAGAATCTTTCACATGGTGGAAGACATGGAGATGttcctccaatttccatggggaaaggtgtcctTTAGAGCAACCTTGCAGGGTATTGACAAAGATATGAAACACCTCCGTGAGTTATATCTCGCCAAGAAGAGAAGCTGGGAAAAGAAAGGCATATGTGATGTCGCTTATACTTtacatgggttcgcactagcattccaagtgtggacctatgagctTATCAATACATTCGTCCCCAAATTTGCTGAAAGGACACTGGAAGATGATCAAGATGATCCTACAAGCCCAAGGATAGTGCTCTATAAATCTTTGAGGAGTTATACCGGACCTGAGGTATCCACAGCCATCCAGAAGTGCAATGTTCGAAGAAAAATTCATGAGTCTGCGGAGGAGAAGCGGATGTACTCTGGGgacgactttgaagatatgacaaacaacatttatgatgaattctttgaaTTTGATGAGAGGAAGAGAAAGATAGAAGtttgtgaagaagaagaaaaacatgaAAGAACTCCCAAATTGTCGCCGGCCAAGAAGATGAAACTAGCCAAGACAACTCCCAAGTTCCTTGAAGTTAACGATGAAACTAGCGAAGACAGCTCTCATCATATCCCTTCTGCGACGACTCCTCCAACTTATGAACACAATTCTACATCTTCTGCACCCAATCTAGTGTCTCCTCAAGCCCATACTGATGCTGATGCTAAACTTGATGAGCTGACAAAGAATGTGAATGAGATTAAAAAGGATGTGAATGAgattaaaactgaaatcaaGCTCATCAATGAGAATCAACAACTTATAATCACATTATTGAGGAAAATAAAGGAACAAAAGaatggtggaggagaagaaaaagaagtgACAGGTACTGTTGCACTTGATATTGAGAGGAAGAGGAGGACGAAGAGGAAGAATAATGATGTTGCACTTGCTGAAATTAGATAG
- the LOC124944744 gene encoding protein FLOWERING LOCUS D, with product MNLSDQHNHQSSSSTPHSTDRHHFPALAPIPDQHSTFNPNPSSAAPPSNADTNWDDNNTYHFPSVFVPKRRRRGRSRNASQNNNNNNTQVLNFPSFLNGVRGNGHWSSISSSPASFLNSEPTPNPEKTLPDVSDDIILINKETMNEAMTALSAGFPADILTDEEKDARVVSSFESIEQVNYIVIRNHIITKWRENVTSWVSKEMFFDVIPPQYRSILDSAYNYLVSHGYINFGVTPVIKEKIPSEPTMAKVIVLGAGLAGLAAARQLMRFGFKVTVLEGRKRAGGRVYTRKLEGSNKTAAADLGGSVLTSTFGNPLGILARQMSYSLHKVKDKCPLYGVNGKPVDSETDSKVEETFNSLLDKASHLRQSMGEVSQDVSLGSAMETFWEGTVEETSLFNWHLANLEYANAGLLSNLSLAFWDQDDPFDMGGDHCFLFGGNGKLIDALTENVPIQYEKTVHTVTYGTDGVQVIAGNQVFEGDVVLCTVPLGVLKSGSIKFIPQLPQRKLDGIKRLGFGLLNKVAMLFPYAFWGTDLDTFGHLSDNPSDRGEFFLFYSYATVAGGPLLIALVAGEAAQRFENMPPPEAVTRVLLILRGIYEPQGIQVPDPIQTVCTRWGGDPFSLGSYSNVAVGASGDDYDILAESVGDGKVFFAGEATMKRYPATMHGAFLSGLREAANILQHYSGKGSRVNVGKNTLKNAHSCASLLADLFREPDLEFGSFAVIFAQEDSDPKAAAFLRVTFGDTAKRNNEGSKSDQRHNNKLLFQQLQSHFNQQQEFHIYTMLSKEQALELREVRGGDEMRLHYLTEKLGVKLIGRKGLGPNADDVIASIKAERGKRKSSSTSQALKSGMSMKNPPNLKPKSIRKAKILRNSNGSIVLPNIGMGDKVVGKLSATATVLNTGLKNNIVSNGHNNNVEVGVPICANLNIDSKEIIDSGFSNLESSLNSTYKWDEIIGSSSNNGGSFSPISSLAAEVAVSDISVSIPPLNIQEDSILLPASSWTDNNTTASAEEQM from the exons ATGAACCTTTCCGATCAACACAACCATCAATCATCTTCATCCACTCCTCACTCTACCGACCGTCACCACTTTCCTGCACTCGCACCCATCCCTGATCAACACTCTACTTTCAACCCTAATCCCTCTTCCGCAGCACCACCTTCAAATGCCGATACAAACTGGGATGACAATAATACGTATCACTTTCCTTCAGTTTTCGTTCCCAAAAGACGAAGACGCGGCAGGTCCCGCAACGCGTCtcagaataataataataataatacccaGGTACTCAATTTTCCATCTTTTCTGAATGGTGTTAGAGGAAATGGACATTGGTCATCTATTTCATCATCGCCGGCTTCATTTCTCAATTCGGAGCCCACCCCAAACCCAGAAAAAACACTACCCGATGTTAGTGACGACATCATCTTGATCAACAAAGAAACTATGAACGAGGCAATGACTGCACTCTCAGCTGGATTTCCAGCTGATATCCTTACCGATGAGGAGAAAGATGCCCGGGTTGTATCTTCCTTTGAATCAATTGAACAGGTCAATTACATTGTTATAAGAAATCACATTATTACTAAATGGCGTGAAAATGTTACCAGTTGGGTGTCAAAGGAGATGTTTTTCGATGTTATACCTCCTCAATACAGGTCTATTTTAGATTCTGCTTACAATTATCTGGTTTCTCATGGTTACATAAATTTTGGTGTAACACCAgttataaaagagaaaattccATCAGAACCTACAATGGCTAAAGTAATTGTGCTTGGAGCAGGACTAGCCGGGTTGGCTGCTGCACGTCAATTGATGAGATTTGGTTTCAAGGTGACAGTTCTCGAGGGTAGGAAACGTGCGGGTGGCCGAGTTTATACAAGGAAATTGGAAGGCTCGAATAAGACTGCTGCAGCGGATTTGGGAGGAAGTGTATTAACAAGTACTTTTGGAAACCCTCTAGGGATTCTGGCTAGACAAATGTCGTATAGTCTTCATAAGGTGAAAGATAAGTGTCCTCTCTATGGAGTTAATGGGAAACCTGTTGACTCTGAAACTGATTCAAAGGTTGAAGAAACATTTAATAGTCTATTGGATAAGGCAAGCCATCTTAGGCAGTCAATGGGGGAGGTTTCTCAGGATGTTTCACTTGGTTCAGCAATGGAGACATTTTGGGAGGGAACGGTTGAAGAGACTAGTTTATTCAATTGGCATCTTGCTAATTTGGAATATGCAAATGCAGGTTTACTTTCTAATCTTTCTCTTGCGTTTTGGGACCAAGATGATCCATTTGACATGGGTGGGGACCACTGTTTTCTATTTGGAGGGAATGGGAAGCTGATCGATGCATTGACTGAAAATGTCCCAATTCAATATGAAAAGACTGTGCATACTGTCACTTATGGTACCGACGGAGTGCAGGTTATTGCTGGAAACCAGGTGTTTGAGGGTGATGTGGTGCTTTGCACGGTTCCTTTGGGAGTTCTGAAGAGTGGTTCTATCAAATTTATCCCACAGTTGCCACAAAGGAAGCTTGATGGGATTAAGAGGCTTGGATTTGGTTTGTTGAACAAAGTGGCCATGCTTTTCCCTTATGCTTTTTGGGGGACTGATCTTGATACATTTGGGCATCTTTCCGATAATCCAAGCGATCGTGGAGAGTTTTTCTTATTCTATAGCTATGCAACTGTAGCTGGTGGTCCTCTCTTGATTGCTCTTGTTGCAGGAGAGGCTGCACAAAGATTTGAGAATATGCCTCCGCCAGAGGCTGTGACTAGGgttcttctcattcttagag GAATATATGAACCTCAAGGAATCCAGGTTCCAGATCCAATACAAACTGTTTGTACCAGATGGGGCGGTGACCCCTTTAGCTTAGGTTCTTATTCTAATGTTGCGGTTGGGGCTTCAGGAGATGATTATGATATCTTAGCAGAATCTGTTGGCGATGGAAAAGTTTTCTTTGCAGGAGAAGCAACTATGAAACGCTATCCTGCAACCATGCATGGGGCTTTTCTTAGCGGGCTTAGAGAGGCTGCAAATATTCTTCAGCATTATAGTGGTAAAGGTTCGAGGGTGAATGTAGGGAAGAACACCCTAAAAAATGCTCATTCTTGCGCTTCCCTTCTTGCTGATTTATTTAGAGAGCCTGATTTAGAATTTGGTAGTTTTGCTGTAATCTTTGCACAAGAGGATTCTGATCCAAAGGCTGCAGCATTTTTGAGAGTCACATTTGGGGATACAGCAAAGAGAAATAACGAAGGTTCAAAGTCAGATCAACGTCACAATAACAAATTGCTTTTCCAACAGCTCCAATCACATTTTAATCAGCAGCAAGAATTTCATATTTATACTATGTTGTCAAAAGAACAAGCCCTAGAGCTAAGAGAAGTGAGAGGGGGCGATGAGATGAGGTTGCATTACCTTACGGAAAAGCTTGGAGTAAAGCTGATAGGTAGAAAAGGTTTAGGGCCTAATGCAGATGATGTTATCGCTTCTATTAAGGCTGAGAGGGGGAAACGGAAGTCTTCTTCAACCTCTCAGGCTCTTAAATCTG GAATGTCTATGAAAAACCCACCTAATCTAAAGCCAAAGTCCATCAG GAAAGCTAAAATATTGCGCAATAGCAATGGATCTATTGTTCTTCCTAATATCGGCATGGGAGATAAAGTGGTTGGTAAATTGTCTGCCACAGCTACTGTTCTAAATACAGGACTTAAGAACAATATAGTTTCTAATGGTCACAACAATAATGTTGAAGTAGGGGTGCCTATTTGTGCAAATCTAAACATAGACTCTAAAGAGATAATTGATTCTGGGTTTTCTAATTTGGAGAGCTCTCTAAACTCCACTTATAAGTGGGATGAGATCATAGGTAGTAGTAGTAACAATGGCGGCTCTTTTTCTCCAATTTCAAGTTTGGCGGCAGAAGTGGCTGTCAGTGATATAAGTGTTTCTATTCCTCCATTGAATATTCAAGAAGACTCCATCCTGTTGCCTGCCTCTAGTTGGACAGACAATAATACCACAGCCTCAGCAGAAGAGCAAATGTAA